Proteins encoded together in one Brienomyrus brachyistius isolate T26 unplaced genomic scaffold, BBRACH_0.4 scaffold75, whole genome shotgun sequence window:
- the hrob gene encoding homologous recombination OB-fold protein isoform X2 — translation MTAMANKWKDLFNVGEDFDEDLLHADWDVATEPVPAATESVTAATCLRAPSGPRTQMATSHQPLAPALTHGSTTCHPLGTSDLSGDRKTAGLSMGGCFAAPTKQDPLTSGDQKADAFQDDFDDWDVDFEDVDENALQLASESDPPVPVLPEQDSAVSPAKRMRGPSCSGTASGSSGLQSADGPAPRPVANPALRSAGAASLVRSQTSAAAKSTASSHAPGGPAFGPLSPPYRPRSSVIGSTPLMPHPLRTPILTNHLVQLVSASSRTPPKPPTPAPGPQTRRFPGPAGLLPQQLYGQSLDDIVVAQPQTPAHGAVARLRSQVPGTQVANVEEFTRGPWAAMKTEMGLDEQNPACFLHTYSVVMVLRKAALKQLSKNKVPNMAVMVKTLLHTHADAKAVFHDPTGQMQGTVHRRLLEDRQDELKTGAVLLLKQVGVFSPSSRNHYLNVTPSNLLRIYPPEGTVKAPVKLSHLVSEQLMPDLEWSSGTQGGAVSSAELVYDGGGGKSGKQTLGEECSPGRDPQRPPTRPEDSAWDADDLDELLGDLPEELYSL, via the exons ATGACTGCCATG GCGAACAAGTGGAAGGACCTTTTTAACGTTGGAGAAGACTTCGACGAG GATCTGCTGCATGCGGATTGGGATGTGGCGACGGAGCCCGTCCCTGCGGCCACAGAGTCTGTTACCGCAGCAACCTGCCTCAGAGCGCCCTCCGGGCCTCGTACCCAGATGGCCACGAGTCACCAACCCCTTGCTCCGGCATTGACACATGGGAGTACTACATGTCACCCTCTGGGCACCTCTGACCTCAGCGGTGACAGAAAGACTGCTGGTTTGAGCATGGGGGGCTGTTTTGCTGCTCCCACAAAGCAGGACCCTCTGACTTCGGGCGATCAGAAGGCTGATGCCTTCCAGGATGACTTTGATGACTGGGATGTGGACTTTGAGGACGTGGATGAGAACGCCCTGCAGTTGGCGTCTGAGTCTGACCCACCCGTACCAGTACTACCTGAGCAGGACTCCGCAGTGTCCCCCGCTAAGCGAATGCGTGGCCCGAGTTGCAGCGGTACTGCATCAGGGTCCAGCGGCCTGCAGTCTGCTGATGGTCCAGCACCCAGGCCTGTTGCCAACCCCGCCCTTCGTTCAGCTGGAGCTGCTTCCTTGGTGCGATCTCAAACATCAGCTGCAGCGAAATCCACTGCCTCTTCCCATGCACCCGGTGGCCCCGCCTTCGGGCCCCTCTCCCCGCCCTACCGGCCACGGTCCTCTGTGATTGGCTCCACGCCTCTGATGCCCCACCCTCTGCGGACTCCCATCCTCACCAACCACTTGGTGCAGCTTGTGTCAGCCTCCAGCAGGACACCGCCGAAGCCCCCCACGCCAGCGCCGGGCCCCCAGACGCGCCGTTTCCCAGGGCCTGCTGGTCTTCTACCCCAGCAG CTCTATGGGCAAAGCCTTGATGACATTGTGGTGGCGCAGCCGCAGACACCTGCGCATGGAGCCGTAGCCCGACTGCGCAGTCAG GTCCCTGGCACGCAGGTAGCCAATGTGGAGGAGTTCACGCGGGGCCCGTGGGCTGCCATGAAGACAGAGATGGGCCTGGATGAGCAGAACCCGGCCTGCTTCCTGCACACTTACAGTGTCGTCATGGTGCTGCGGAAG GCTGCCCTGAAGCAGCTTTCAAAGAACAAGGTGCCCAACATGGCAGTGATGGTGAAGACGCTTCTGCACACGCACGCCGACGCCAAGGCCGTGTTCCACGACCCCACAG GACAAATGCAGGGCACAGTGCACCGGCGCCTCCTAGAGGACAGACAAGACGAGCTGAAGACGGGAGCTGTGCTGCTGCTGAAACAA GTGGGCGTGTTCTCACCTTCCTCCCGTAACCACTATCTGAACGTCACACCCAGCAACCTGCTGAGGATCTACCCCCCCGAGGGGACGGTGAAGGCCCCCGTGAAGCTGTCCCACCTTGTCTCG GAGCAGTTAATGCCTGACCTCGAATGGTCCTCCGGCACACAAGGGGGCGCTGTCTCCAGTGCGGAACTGGTGTATGATGGTGGCGGTGGCAAAAGTGGCAAACAGACGTTGGGAGAGGAGTGCAGCCCTGGCCGTGATCCGCAGAGGCCCCCCACCAGGCCGGAGGACTCCGCTTGGGACGCAG ATGACCTCGATGAGTTGTTGGGCGACCTGCCGGAGGAGCTGTACAGCCTGTAA
- the hrob gene encoding homologous recombination OB-fold protein isoform X1, with protein sequence MTAMANKWKDLFNVGEDFDEDLLHADWDVATEPVPAATESVTAATCLRAPSGPRTQMATSHQPLAPALTHGSTTCHPLGTSDLSGDRKTAGLSMGGCFAAPTKQDPLTSGDQKADAFQDDFDDWDVDFEDVDENALQLASESDPPVPVLPEQDSAVSPAKRMRGPSCSGTASGSSGLQSADGPAPRPVANPALRSAGAASLVRSQTSAAAKSTASSHAPGGPAFGPLSPPYRPRSSVIGSTPLMPHPLRTPILTNHLVQLVSASSRTPPKPPTPAPGPQTRRFPGPAGLLPQQQLYGQSLDDIVVAQPQTPAHGAVARLRSQVPGTQVANVEEFTRGPWAAMKTEMGLDEQNPACFLHTYSVVMVLRKAALKQLSKNKVPNMAVMVKTLLHTHADAKAVFHDPTGQMQGTVHRRLLEDRQDELKTGAVLLLKQVGVFSPSSRNHYLNVTPSNLLRIYPPEGTVKAPVKLSHLVSEQLMPDLEWSSGTQGGAVSSAELVYDGGGGKSGKQTLGEECSPGRDPQRPPTRPEDSAWDADDLDELLGDLPEELYSL encoded by the exons ATGACTGCCATG GCGAACAAGTGGAAGGACCTTTTTAACGTTGGAGAAGACTTCGACGAG GATCTGCTGCATGCGGATTGGGATGTGGCGACGGAGCCCGTCCCTGCGGCCACAGAGTCTGTTACCGCAGCAACCTGCCTCAGAGCGCCCTCCGGGCCTCGTACCCAGATGGCCACGAGTCACCAACCCCTTGCTCCGGCATTGACACATGGGAGTACTACATGTCACCCTCTGGGCACCTCTGACCTCAGCGGTGACAGAAAGACTGCTGGTTTGAGCATGGGGGGCTGTTTTGCTGCTCCCACAAAGCAGGACCCTCTGACTTCGGGCGATCAGAAGGCTGATGCCTTCCAGGATGACTTTGATGACTGGGATGTGGACTTTGAGGACGTGGATGAGAACGCCCTGCAGTTGGCGTCTGAGTCTGACCCACCCGTACCAGTACTACCTGAGCAGGACTCCGCAGTGTCCCCCGCTAAGCGAATGCGTGGCCCGAGTTGCAGCGGTACTGCATCAGGGTCCAGCGGCCTGCAGTCTGCTGATGGTCCAGCACCCAGGCCTGTTGCCAACCCCGCCCTTCGTTCAGCTGGAGCTGCTTCCTTGGTGCGATCTCAAACATCAGCTGCAGCGAAATCCACTGCCTCTTCCCATGCACCCGGTGGCCCCGCCTTCGGGCCCCTCTCCCCGCCCTACCGGCCACGGTCCTCTGTGATTGGCTCCACGCCTCTGATGCCCCACCCTCTGCGGACTCCCATCCTCACCAACCACTTGGTGCAGCTTGTGTCAGCCTCCAGCAGGACACCGCCGAAGCCCCCCACGCCAGCGCCGGGCCCCCAGACGCGCCGTTTCCCAGGGCCTGCTGGTCTTCTACCCCAGCAG CAGCTCTATGGGCAAAGCCTTGATGACATTGTGGTGGCGCAGCCGCAGACACCTGCGCATGGAGCCGTAGCCCGACTGCGCAGTCAG GTCCCTGGCACGCAGGTAGCCAATGTGGAGGAGTTCACGCGGGGCCCGTGGGCTGCCATGAAGACAGAGATGGGCCTGGATGAGCAGAACCCGGCCTGCTTCCTGCACACTTACAGTGTCGTCATGGTGCTGCGGAAG GCTGCCCTGAAGCAGCTTTCAAAGAACAAGGTGCCCAACATGGCAGTGATGGTGAAGACGCTTCTGCACACGCACGCCGACGCCAAGGCCGTGTTCCACGACCCCACAG GACAAATGCAGGGCACAGTGCACCGGCGCCTCCTAGAGGACAGACAAGACGAGCTGAAGACGGGAGCTGTGCTGCTGCTGAAACAA GTGGGCGTGTTCTCACCTTCCTCCCGTAACCACTATCTGAACGTCACACCCAGCAACCTGCTGAGGATCTACCCCCCCGAGGGGACGGTGAAGGCCCCCGTGAAGCTGTCCCACCTTGTCTCG GAGCAGTTAATGCCTGACCTCGAATGGTCCTCCGGCACACAAGGGGGCGCTGTCTCCAGTGCGGAACTGGTGTATGATGGTGGCGGTGGCAAAAGTGGCAAACAGACGTTGGGAGAGGAGTGCAGCCCTGGCCGTGATCCGCAGAGGCCCCCCACCAGGCCGGAGGACTCCGCTTGGGACGCAG ATGACCTCGATGAGTTGTTGGGCGACCTGCCGGAGGAGCTGTACAGCCTGTAA